A stretch of the Negativicoccus succinicivorans genome encodes the following:
- a CDS encoding stalk domain-containing protein: protein MKRIGWLVMALLVAFAMPAAAQAQALGYMMQRAQIVEVKDGGVLTVQGKKEKAQVPTQGIRVVDAATGEFVAADKVAWKKGDDIQFFTRAADKQEAAKKPALLVAHPDSKYAVDLDYFAKNGSGAHERLVVLNVPDKVTDLTGQAVPTKYVLGNPLLVLYTTATLSLPPQTNPERVWIFGKVTMATPADSADTAKADADKIDLGTAKTLSDGTQVYALRDALTQAGADIGWNDATRTISITRDAEVVEIVLHPAAEQAQFMANGETSTVEHIVVEDGTTYAPAKVIEDIWRVLAPADK from the coding sequence ATGAAACGAATCGGTTGGTTAGTCATGGCCTTGCTGGTGGCGTTCGCCATGCCGGCGGCAGCGCAGGCGCAAGCCCTCGGCTACATGATGCAGCGCGCGCAGATCGTGGAAGTGAAAGACGGCGGCGTGCTGACGGTACAAGGGAAAAAGGAAAAAGCGCAAGTTCCGACGCAAGGTATTCGCGTCGTGGATGCCGCGACGGGGGAATTCGTCGCGGCCGACAAAGTCGCGTGGAAAAAGGGGGACGATATCCAATTTTTCACGCGGGCTGCGGACAAGCAAGAAGCCGCTAAGAAACCGGCTTTGCTGGTTGCTCATCCGGACAGCAAGTACGCTGTCGACTTGGATTATTTTGCGAAAAACGGCAGCGGCGCTCATGAACGTTTGGTGGTCCTCAACGTGCCGGACAAAGTGACCGATCTTACGGGGCAGGCGGTCCCAACTAAATACGTATTGGGAAATCCGCTGCTTGTGCTCTACACGACCGCGACATTGAGCCTTCCGCCGCAAACCAATCCGGAGCGGGTTTGGATTTTCGGCAAAGTCACGATGGCGACGCCGGCCGACTCTGCGGATACGGCTAAAGCGGACGCAGACAAAATCGATCTCGGCACGGCGAAGACGCTCTCTGACGGCACGCAAGTTTACGCCTTGCGCGACGCGTTGACGCAAGCGGGCGCCGACATCGGTTGGAATGATGCAACGCGCACCATCAGTATTACGCGCGACGCTGAGGTTGTGGAAATCGTCTTGCATCCGGCGGCCGAACAGGCGCAATTTATGGCGAACGGTGAAACCTCGACCGTCGAGCACATTGTGGTCGAAGACGGTACGACCTATGCACCGGCGAAAGTCATCGAAGACATTTGGCGGGTCTTGGCACCGGCCGACAAATAA
- a CDS encoding ECF transporter S component: MHRRMTVAALMAAAALICFVYLRIEVPMAFGLTGKVYFGYTFILIGALLTGRWYGALAGAVGLTMADLLAGYVTSALPTFLSFAVLGYLAGAGADWWRARYGETKWMALTVSAVAFTIFALVEPLIRSTFKYFVLGYPFPMAVGSAGNVFIASILCAPATFILLAVLYPAVRRALPELTQALIRDRGKMQKSAAATTRI; this comes from the coding sequence ATGCATCGACGTATGACCGTGGCGGCGCTGATGGCGGCCGCCGCATTGATTTGTTTCGTGTACTTGCGCATTGAGGTGCCGATGGCTTTCGGCCTGACCGGTAAAGTTTATTTCGGCTATACCTTTATTTTGATCGGCGCGTTACTCACCGGTCGTTGGTACGGCGCGCTCGCCGGCGCTGTCGGACTGACGATGGCAGATCTGTTGGCGGGTTACGTAACGAGCGCGTTGCCGACTTTTCTGTCGTTCGCGGTGCTCGGATACCTGGCCGGCGCGGGCGCGGATTGGTGGCGAGCGCGCTACGGAGAAACGAAATGGATGGCGCTGACGGTTTCGGCGGTGGCGTTCACGATTTTCGCGCTGGTCGAACCGCTGATTCGCTCGACGTTCAAATATTTTGTGCTGGGCTATCCGTTCCCGATGGCGGTCGGTTCCGCCGGCAACGTATTCATTGCCAGCATCTTGTGCGCGCCGGCGACATTTATTCTGTTGGCCGTTTTGTATCCCGCCGTGCGCCGCGCTTTGCCGGAGTTGACGCAAGCGCTGATCCGCGATCGCGGTAAAATGCAAAAAAGCGCCGCCGCGACGACACGTATCTGA
- the tadA gene encoding tRNA adenosine(34) deaminase TadA, whose amino-acid sequence MSDEQFMRQALALADRAASVGEIPIGAIVVCDGKVVGSGYNLRESIPDATAHAEMIALQEACKNLQRWRLSDCTLYVTIEPCPMCAGAIVNSRIKRLVYGAADSKAGGVESIFRIADHDALNHQVEIRAGVLEDECRQKMKDFFRARRAAKSADEK is encoded by the coding sequence TTGAGCGACGAACAGTTTATGCGCCAAGCGTTGGCGCTCGCGGATCGCGCCGCCTCCGTGGGAGAAATTCCCATCGGCGCTATTGTCGTCTGTGACGGCAAGGTGGTCGGCAGCGGTTACAATTTGCGCGAATCCATTCCCGACGCCACCGCGCACGCGGAAATGATCGCGTTGCAGGAAGCTTGCAAAAACTTGCAGCGCTGGCGGCTTTCCGACTGCACGCTCTACGTCACGATTGAACCTTGCCCCATGTGCGCGGGCGCGATCGTCAACAGCCGCATCAAGCGGCTTGTCTACGGCGCCGCCGACAGCAAAGCGGGCGGCGTCGAAAGTATTTTTCGCATCGCGGATCATGACGCGCTTAACCACCAAGTCGAAATCCGCGCCGGCGTGTTGGAAGACGAGTGCCGGCAAAAAATGAAAGATTTCTTCCGCGCCCGCCGCGCCGCCAAAAGCGCTGACGAGAAATAA
- the trhA gene encoding PAQR family membrane homeostasis protein TrhA translates to MTRELRAEIGNIATHAVGIIMSILTLGLGVWSLWQFRAAPLAHAALWVYGLCAVALYTASTVYHSLFAAPLARKVARRFDHAAIYLMIAGSYTPFLWIAMHNRGGFTWSIIIWVVAIVGIIFKVFYAGRFKTISTLLYLAMGWLAVVMWPDLTASLPPAAIHLLLAGGVVYTLGSIFYLWQKLPYQHVIWHVCVLAGSILQWLAIQLYVLPLGGLL, encoded by the coding sequence ATGACACGTGAACTTCGCGCGGAAATCGGTAATATCGCCACCCATGCGGTCGGCATCATCATGAGTATCCTCACGCTCGGTCTCGGCGTTTGGTCGCTTTGGCAGTTCCGCGCCGCGCCGCTTGCGCACGCCGCGCTTTGGGTATACGGTCTGTGCGCGGTCGCATTGTATACCGCTAGCACCGTGTACCACAGTTTATTCGCCGCGCCGTTGGCGCGCAAAGTGGCACGTCGCTTTGACCATGCCGCGATTTATCTGATGATCGCCGGCTCGTACACGCCGTTTTTATGGATTGCGATGCACAACCGCGGCGGTTTCACCTGGAGTATTATCATTTGGGTGGTCGCCATTGTCGGGATCATTTTCAAAGTCTTTTATGCGGGACGCTTCAAAACGATCTCCACGCTTTTATACCTGGCGATGGGCTGGCTCGCCGTCGTCATGTGGCCGGATCTGACCGCGTCCCTGCCGCCTGCCGCGATTCATTTATTGCTCGCCGGCGGCGTCGTCTATACGTTGGGAAGTATTTTTTATCTCTGGCAAAAACTTCCTTACCAGCACGTCATCTGGCACGTCTGCGTGTTGGCGGGAAGCATTCTTCAGTGGCTCGCCATTCAGCTGTATGTACTACCTTTGGGAGGACTGCTTTGA